A section of the Dermacoccus nishinomiyaensis genome encodes:
- the aroC gene encoding chorismate synthase translates to MLRWLTAGESHGPALMGVIEGLPAGVEVTSQNISDALARRRLGYGRGARMKFEQDVVTFVGGLRHGVTLGSPLALQIGNSEWPKWETVMSSDPVEASAYEASNDVNAEKEIARNKPLTRPRPGHADLVGMQKYGFADARPVLERASARETAARVALGEVAARFLEQAYGIRLVSHTVAVGTAAVADDSPLPHPDDVAALDADPVRTLDADGSARMVAEIDAAKKAGDTLGGVVEVCAYGLPPGLGSHVHWDRRLDARLAAAMMGIQAIKGVEIGDGFTTAARRGSAAHDEMVRGVDGVIRRQSNRAGGTEGGMSTGDVLRVRAAMKPISTVPRALATVDVATGEAATAIHQRSDVCAVPAAGVVAEAMVALVLAEACVEKFGGDSVAETRRNLESYLANIPDLLTTWE, encoded by the coding sequence ATGCTTCGTTGGTTGACCGCAGGTGAATCGCACGGCCCGGCCCTCATGGGCGTCATCGAGGGGCTGCCCGCCGGCGTCGAGGTGACGTCGCAGAACATCTCCGACGCTCTCGCGCGCCGTCGCCTCGGCTACGGGCGCGGCGCCCGCATGAAGTTCGAGCAGGACGTCGTGACGTTCGTCGGCGGCCTGCGTCACGGCGTGACGCTCGGTTCGCCGCTCGCGCTGCAGATCGGCAACAGCGAATGGCCGAAATGGGAGACCGTCATGTCGTCCGATCCGGTCGAGGCATCCGCGTACGAGGCGTCGAACGACGTCAACGCCGAGAAGGAGATCGCGCGCAACAAGCCGTTGACGCGCCCGCGCCCCGGCCACGCCGACCTCGTCGGCATGCAGAAGTACGGCTTCGCCGACGCCCGCCCCGTCCTCGAACGCGCCTCCGCGCGCGAGACCGCGGCGCGCGTCGCCCTCGGTGAGGTCGCCGCGCGCTTCCTCGAGCAGGCCTACGGCATCCGGCTCGTCTCGCACACCGTCGCCGTCGGGACGGCCGCCGTCGCCGACGACTCACCGCTGCCGCACCCCGACGACGTCGCGGCCCTCGACGCCGACCCCGTGCGCACCCTCGACGCCGACGGCTCGGCGCGCATGGTCGCCGAGATCGACGCGGCGAAGAAGGCGGGCGACACGCTCGGCGGCGTCGTCGAGGTCTGCGCCTACGGTCTGCCCCCGGGCCTCGGCTCGCACGTACATTGGGACCGCCGCCTCGACGCGCGCCTCGCCGCCGCGATGATGGGCATCCAGGCGATCAAGGGTGTCGAGATCGGTGACGGGTTCACGACGGCCGCGCGCCGCGGTTCGGCCGCTCACGACGAGATGGTGCGCGGTGTCGACGGCGTCATCCGTCGCCAGTCGAACCGTGCCGGTGGCACCGAGGGCGGCATGTCGACCGGTGACGTGCTGCGGGTGCGCGCCGCGATGAAGCCCATCTCGACGGTGCCGCGGGCGCTCGCGACCGTCGACGTCGCGACGGGTGAGGCCGCGACGGCGATCCACCAGCGTTCCGACGTCTGCGCCGTTCCGGCGGCTGGCGTCGTCGCGGAGGCGATGGTCGCGCTCGTACTCGCCGAGGCGTGCGTCGAGAAGTTCGGTGGAGACTCGGTCGCCGAGACGCGGCGCAACCTCGAGAGCTACCTCGCCAACATCCCCGATCTGCTCACGACGTGGGAGTGA
- a CDS encoding shikimate kinase, producing the protein MSAPATPAADAERHHPRPRAVLVGPMASGKSSVGRSLAARWGVELRDSDALIVERLGCSISDYFATHGEAAFREVERDVITEQLGTFDGVLALGGGAVLDDSTRAALREHTVVYLTVDERNAGYRIRGDVTRPILANGGIDTWRRIFAERRRLYEEVATVTVDTSRGTTGASATRIIEALVAAERETPVSTGGKRPLPSSVAATIARRRILGATRGGRTRRDEGETP; encoded by the coding sequence GTGAGCGCGCCAGCGACGCCTGCGGCTGACGCCGAGCGCCACCACCCGCGTCCCCGCGCCGTGCTCGTCGGGCCGATGGCGTCCGGCAAGTCGTCCGTCGGGCGCTCCCTCGCGGCGCGCTGGGGCGTCGAACTGCGCGACAGCGACGCGCTCATCGTCGAACGCCTCGGCTGCTCGATCAGTGACTACTTCGCGACGCACGGCGAGGCCGCGTTCCGCGAGGTCGAGCGCGACGTCATCACCGAGCAGCTCGGCACATTCGACGGAGTCCTCGCGCTCGGTGGCGGGGCGGTGCTCGACGACTCGACGCGGGCGGCGCTGCGCGAGCACACCGTCGTCTACCTGACCGTCGACGAACGCAACGCCGGCTACCGCATCCGCGGCGACGTGACGCGCCCGATCCTCGCGAACGGTGGCATCGACACGTGGCGGCGCATCTTCGCCGAACGCCGACGGCTGTACGAGGAGGTCGCGACGGTCACCGTCGACACCTCGCGCGGGACGACGGGTGCGTCGGCCACGCGCATCATCGAGGCGCTCGTCGCGGCCGAGCGCGAGACACCCGTCTCGACCGGTGGAAAGCGCCCGTTGCCGTCTTCGGTGGCGGCGACGATCGCGCGACGACGCATCCTCGGGGCCACACGAGGCGGCCGGACGCGCCGCGACGAAGGAGAGACGCCATGA
- the aroB gene encoding 3-dehydroquinate synthase, whose product MSIISVGTAYAVHIGEGVLQDLAGAVPAGVARALIVEQAAVTAIADRVEEALRGRGIDVVREVVPDGEAAKTIEVSARLWGVMARAGFTRTDVVVGVGGGAVTDLAGWVAASWLRGVGVIQVPTTVLAMVDAAVGGKTGINIAEGKNLVGAFHEPLAVFADLATVRTLPEPDVAAGLAEVVKCGFIRDERILELVEADPAACLDVTSPQLVELVERAISVKASVVAADLKESNLREILNYGHTFAHAIEQLENYTWRHGDAVAVGCVFAAELAFAAGVLRRNDVERQRAVITSLGLPTTYAGGDFDEMLTVMGRDKKTRGTTLRFVVLHGIGDVHRLEGPTREQLRAAFDAVTG is encoded by the coding sequence ATGAGCATCATCAGTGTGGGAACCGCGTATGCCGTGCACATCGGCGAGGGGGTGCTGCAAGACCTCGCGGGCGCCGTCCCGGCCGGGGTGGCGCGGGCACTGATCGTCGAGCAGGCGGCGGTGACGGCGATTGCCGACCGCGTCGAAGAAGCGCTGCGTGGCCGCGGCATCGACGTCGTGCGCGAGGTCGTGCCCGACGGCGAGGCTGCCAAGACGATCGAGGTGAGCGCACGCCTGTGGGGCGTCATGGCGCGAGCCGGCTTCACGCGCACCGACGTCGTCGTCGGCGTCGGCGGGGGAGCGGTGACCGACCTCGCCGGCTGGGTTGCCGCGTCGTGGCTGCGCGGCGTGGGCGTCATCCAGGTGCCGACGACGGTGCTCGCGATGGTCGACGCGGCGGTCGGCGGCAAGACCGGCATCAACATCGCCGAGGGCAAGAACCTCGTCGGCGCGTTCCACGAGCCGCTCGCCGTGTTCGCCGACCTCGCCACGGTGCGGACGCTACCCGAACCCGACGTCGCGGCCGGGCTCGCAGAGGTCGTCAAGTGCGGTTTCATCCGCGACGAACGGATCCTCGAACTCGTCGAGGCCGACCCGGCTGCGTGCCTCGACGTGACGAGCCCGCAGCTCGTGGAACTCGTCGAGCGGGCCATCAGCGTCAAGGCCTCGGTCGTGGCGGCCGACCTCAAGGAATCGAACCTGCGCGAGATCCTCAACTACGGCCACACATTCGCGCACGCCATCGAGCAGCTCGAGAACTACACCTGGCGACACGGTGACGCCGTCGCCGTCGGCTGCGTGTTCGCCGCCGAACTGGCCTTCGCGGCAGGCGTGCTCAGGCGCAACGATGTGGAGCGGCAGCGCGCCGTCATCACCTCGCTCGGGCTGCCGACGACGTACGCGGGCGGTGACTTCGACGAGATGCTCACCGTCATGGGGCGTGACAAGAAGACGCGCGGCACGACGCTGCGCTTCGTCGTCCTGCACGGCATCGGCGACGTCCACCGCCTCGAAGGCCCGACGCGCGAGCAGCTGCGTGCAGCCTTCGACGCGGTGACTGGCTGA